A DNA window from Vigna unguiculata cultivar IT97K-499-35 chromosome 10, ASM411807v1, whole genome shotgun sequence contains the following coding sequences:
- the LOC114165848 gene encoding probable polygalacturonase At3g15720 has product MSNSPGAHISVNGCDGALFSHININSPPKSPNTDGFDIAVSKHVVIEDSILATGDDCIAINGGSSYINATRLFCKGGHGISIGSLGRNKSHETVEEVHVQNCSFIDTTNGARIKTWPGGSGYARKITYENIILQDVKNSIIIDQYYGIKTLSEVEEDAVRVSEVIYRGFIGTSASEKAINLNCSPSGCSNITLEHIYIASSKSIKHVYAFCKNIVNGTIGSTVPKVSCK; this is encoded by the exons ATGAGTAACAGTCCTGGAGCTCATATATCAGTAAATGGCTGCGATGGTGCATTATTCTCTCATATCAATATCAATTCTCCTCCGAAAAGCCCCAACACTGATGGCTTTGACATTGCAGTTTCAAAACATGTAGTAATTGAAGATTCCATTCTAGCAACAg GTGATGATTGTATTGCCATCAATGGTGGTTCTTCTTACATCAATGCAACTAGACTCTTTTGTAAAGGAGGCCACGGGATAAG CATTGGAAGCCTTGGTAGAAATAAATCCCATGAGACAGTTGAAGAGGTACATGTACAAAATTGCAGCTTCATTGACACCACAAATGGAGCAAGAATCAAGACATGGCCA GGTGGATCAGGCTATGCAAGAAAAATCACGTATGAGAATATCATACTCCAAGATGTTAAGAATTCAATTATTATAGACCAATACTACGGCATTAAAACTCTAAGTGAAGTG GAAGAAGATGCAGTGAGGGTGAGTGAAGTGATTTATAGAGGGTTCATTGGAACTTCTGCAAGTGAGAAAGCAATTAACTTGAACTGTAGCCCATCTGGTTGTTCCAACATTACATTGGAGCATATTTACATTGCCTCTTCAAAATCTATCAAACATGTCTATGCTTTTTGCAAGAATATTGTTAATGGGACAATTGGATCCACCGTTCCAAAAGTATcttgtaaataa
- the LOC114167626 gene encoding probable polygalacturonase At3g15720 gives MQRLMSGILILGFVSATLCLSSNAETKVKYFNVMDYGAHADGQTDDSNAISKAWQGVCGEEGPATLLIPSSKIFLVKRLNLSGPCKAPNVGIKFEGKIVAPSMNEWVGDSFSWIQILHVNGLTIDADGGIIDGNGSTWWEKCRNCTRPISLLFQSCNGLTVKSLRMRNSPGFHISVYGSNGALFTQININSPRKSPNTDGIDIFSSKNIAIEDSTLATGDDCIAIKGGSSYINATRIFCQGGHGISIGSLGINKSYETVEEVHVQNCSFIGTTNGARIKTWPGGSGYAFCKNIVNGTIENTVPKVSCV, from the exons atgCAAAGGTTAATGAGTGGTATATTGATTCTAGGTTTTGTTTCAGCCACATTGTGTCTGAGCAGCAATGCTGAAACCAAagtcaaatattttaatgtgaTGGATTATGGAGCTCATGCTGATGGCCAAACTGATGATTCAAAT GCAATTTCAAAAGCATGGCAAGGTGTGTGTGGAGAGGAAGGGCCAGCAACTCTATTGATACCTTCAagcaaaatatttttggtgaaAAGATTAAACCTAAGTGGTCCATGCAAGGCTCCAAATGTTGGCATTAAG TTTGAAGGGAAGATAGTTGCTCCATCAATGAATGAATGGGTTGGTGATTCGTTCAGTTGGATTCAGATATTACACGTAAATGGTCTAACAATTGATGCTGATGGAGGAATCATTGATGGCAATGGTTCTACTTGGTGGGAGAAATGCAGAAATTGTACACGACCAATA TCTTTACTTTTCCAATCTTGTAATGGTCTTACTGTGAAATCTCTGAGAATGAGGAACAGTCCTGGATTTCACATATCTGTATATGGCAGCAATGGTGCATTATTCACTCAAATCAATATCAATTCTCCTCGGAAAAGTCCTAACACGGATGGCATTGATATATTTTCCTCTAAAAATATAGCAATTGAAGATTCTACTCTGGCAACAG GTGATGATTGTATTGCCATTAAAGGTGGCAGTTCATACATCAATGCAACTAGAATTTTTTGCCAAGGAGGCCATGGGATAAG CATTGGAAGCCTTGGTATAAACAAATCCTATGAGACAGTTGAAGAGGTACATGTACAAAATTGCAGCTTCATTGGAACTACAAATGGAGCAAGAATCAAGACATGGCCA GGTGGATCAGGCTATGCTTTTTGCAAGAACATTGTTAATGGAACGATTGAAAACACCGTTCCAAAAGTTTCTTGTGTATAA
- the LOC114167137 gene encoding 2-alkenal reductase (NADP(+)-dependent)-like: MAQVRNKQVLLRDHVTGFPKESDLNIVESTITLKLPEASNRVLLKNLYLSCDPYMRNLMNKPEGPPNSRAYVPGSPLTGYGVSKVLESGHPDYKEGDLVWGFTNWEEYSVLSSAQILFKIEHTDVPLTYYTGILGMPGVTAYAGLFEVGSLQKGDKVFVSAASGAVGQLVGQFAKLNDCYVVGSAGSKEKVDLLTDKFGFDGGFNYKEEPDLDAALKRHFPEGIDVYFENVGGKTLDAVLLNMRLHGRIPVCGMISQYNLTEHEGVTNLAQIIYKRVRLQGFNFMDWVHLYPKFLDFLLPNIREGKVVYVEDIAEGLENGPSALVGLFSGRNVGKQVLVVSHE, translated from the exons ATGGCACAAGTAAGGAACAAGCAAGTGCTTCTGAGGGACCATGTCACAGGTTTTCCAAAAGAATCTGACTTGAACATTGTCGAAAGTACCATAACATTGAAGCTTCCAGAAGCTTCCAATCGTGTCCTGCTCAAAAATCTATACTTGTCCTGTGATCCTTACATGAGGAATCTCATGAACAAACCAGAAGGACCCCCCAATAGTCGTGCCTACGTTCCTGGATCC CCATTAACAGGATACGGTGTGTCTAAAGTGTTGGAGTCTGGACACCCAGATTATAAGGAAGGTGATTTAGTGTGGGGCTTTACCAACTGGGAAGAGTATAGCGTGTTATCCTCTGCTCAAATACTTTTCAAAATTGAGCACACTGATGTTCCACTTACCTACTACACTGGAATTCTTG GTATGCCAGGAGTGACTGCATATGCAGGGCTATTTGAAGTAGGCTCTCTCCAGAAAGGAGATAAAGTTTTTGTCTCAGCTGCCTCCGGTGCAGTTGGTCAACTTGTTGGGCAATTCGCCAAACTGAATGACTGTTATGTTGTTGGAAGTGCTGGATCTAAAGAGAAG GTGGATCTACTTACTGATAAATTTGGATTTGATGGAGGTTTTAATTACAAGGAAGAGCCTGATCTTGATGCAGCTTTGAAAAG GCACTTTCCAGAAGGCATTGATGTCTACTTTGAGAATGTTGGAGGCAAGACACTTGATGCTGTACTCCTGAACATGAGACTCCACGGTCGCATACCTGTGTGTGGAATGATCTCACAGTATAATCTTACTGAACATGAAGGTGTAACAAACTTGGCACAGATCATATACAAGAGGGTTCGTTTGCAAGGCTTTAACTTCATGGATTGGGTTCACCTAtatcccaaattcttggattttcTTCTGCCTAACATCAGAGAAGGGAAGGTTGTGTATGTGGAAGACATAGCTGAAGGTCTTGAGAATGGTCCCTCAGCTTTGGTTGGCCTTTTCAGTGGCCGCAATGTTGGAAAACAAGTGCTTGTTGTTTCTCATGAATAG